A genomic stretch from Terriglobus sp. RCC_193 includes:
- the trxC gene encoding thioredoxin TrxC gives MPVIRTCEMCGTKNRIPAEHLADTGRCGSCKQPLPAANEPIAADVALFDEVLQKARVPVLVDFWAAWCGPCRMAAPYVAETAKQMAGRGLVLKVDTEANPQLSARYNVRGIPNFAVFRNGALVRQQAGLVDASQMVRWLQEAAA, from the coding sequence ATGCCGGTGATTCGAACCTGTGAGATGTGTGGCACGAAGAACCGCATTCCCGCGGAGCATCTTGCGGATACGGGTCGCTGCGGTTCGTGCAAACAGCCGTTACCTGCTGCGAATGAACCGATTGCTGCCGATGTAGCGCTCTTCGATGAAGTTCTGCAAAAGGCGCGTGTGCCGGTGCTGGTGGATTTCTGGGCAGCGTGGTGCGGGCCGTGCCGTATGGCAGCACCTTATGTTGCGGAAACTGCGAAACAGATGGCGGGACGTGGCTTGGTGTTGAAGGTGGACACCGAAGCGAACCCACAGCTTTCCGCCCGGTACAACGTGCGCGGCATCCCGAACTTCGCTGTGTTTCGCAACGGTGCTCTCGTCCGCCAGCAGGCTGGACTTGTCGATGCGTCACAGATGGTGCGATGGCTGCAGGAAGCCGCAGCCTAG
- a CDS encoding amino acid transporter: MSFPDWLLADLNVPSAHQPEAQNAWWRVMCLTGVDYFSTLGYQPGIAFLAAGVLSPLATLVLVVVTLFAALPIYRRVCQASPYGQGSIAMLQSLFPAWFGKIFVLILLGFATTDFIITMTLSAADGAAHLIHNPLMPAWVDHQVVVTLLILAILSGIFLKGFKEAIGVAVWLVSGYLFLNAVVVVAGVREIIHHPETLHGWRMAIADRHQSPWMMFGVALLLFPRLALGLSGFETGVAVMPLIKAKDQTERIRNARHLLVTAAAIMSVFLIATSVITTVLIPPAAFQPGGDANGRAMAWLAHHYAGNVIGTTYDIITILILGFAGASAMAGLLNLIPRYLPKFGMAPEWARASRPLVLVFMGIATLVTVLFHADVDAQGGAYATGVLVLITSASVAVMLNVQVKRLRYVFMATTAIFTYTTIANIIERPEGLKISSIFIASILFSSFVSRAFRSTELRISEVQLDAEAEAVLAEDEDQLIRLIARGPEAGDAVQSLDVDDWKIRHFHNLSNTECMFFFEVIRGDASDFSQTLQVTGRRVGRHRILSARSPVVANAIAALLIYMEQRTGKVPHVYFRWTEVSPAVNIMRFLFLGEGDTAPLTHEVLRRAISQQERRPVVHVS; the protein is encoded by the coding sequence ATGAGCTTTCCTGACTGGCTGCTAGCCGACCTGAACGTACCGAGCGCGCACCAACCGGAGGCACAAAATGCCTGGTGGCGGGTGATGTGCCTGACCGGCGTGGATTATTTCTCCACCCTGGGATACCAGCCGGGCATTGCTTTTCTGGCTGCCGGTGTCCTGTCGCCGCTGGCTACGCTGGTGCTGGTGGTGGTCACGCTCTTCGCAGCGTTGCCCATCTACCGGCGTGTCTGCCAGGCCAGCCCTTACGGCCAGGGCTCCATTGCGATGCTGCAATCGCTGTTTCCCGCATGGTTCGGCAAAATCTTCGTGCTGATCCTGCTGGGATTTGCCACGACCGACTTCATCATCACCATGACGCTGTCGGCGGCGGACGGCGCGGCCCACCTGATCCATAATCCGCTGATGCCCGCATGGGTGGATCACCAGGTGGTGGTTACACTGCTGATTCTGGCGATCCTCAGCGGCATCTTTCTGAAGGGGTTCAAGGAGGCCATCGGGGTTGCGGTGTGGCTGGTGAGCGGCTACCTGTTCCTGAACGCAGTGGTTGTTGTGGCTGGCGTACGCGAGATTATCCATCATCCGGAGACGCTGCATGGCTGGCGCATGGCCATCGCCGACCGGCACCAGAGTCCGTGGATGATGTTCGGCGTCGCGCTGCTGCTGTTTCCACGGCTGGCGCTTGGCCTGTCTGGATTTGAAACCGGCGTCGCCGTGATGCCGCTGATCAAGGCAAAGGATCAGACGGAACGGATTCGGAATGCACGCCATCTGCTGGTGACGGCCGCCGCGATTATGAGCGTGTTCCTGATCGCCACCAGCGTCATCACCACGGTGCTGATTCCTCCGGCGGCATTCCAGCCCGGCGGTGATGCGAACGGACGCGCCATGGCGTGGCTGGCGCACCACTATGCCGGAAATGTCATTGGTACGACCTACGACATCATCACCATCCTGATTCTTGGCTTTGCCGGAGCTTCCGCGATGGCTGGGCTGCTGAACTTGATTCCGCGCTATCTGCCGAAGTTCGGCATGGCCCCGGAGTGGGCGCGTGCATCGCGTCCGCTGGTGCTGGTGTTCATGGGCATTGCGACGCTGGTCACCGTGCTGTTCCATGCCGATGTGGACGCGCAGGGCGGAGCTTATGCGACCGGCGTACTGGTGCTCATCACCTCTGCTTCCGTGGCTGTGATGCTGAATGTACAGGTAAAACGGCTGCGCTATGTGTTCATGGCAACCACAGCCATCTTCACCTACACGACCATCGCCAACATCATTGAACGACCGGAAGGCCTGAAGATTTCCTCCATCTTCATCGCGTCCATCCTGTTTTCCTCATTTGTCTCGCGCGCGTTTCGCTCCACGGAACTTCGCATCTCCGAGGTGCAGTTGGATGCCGAAGCAGAAGCCGTTCTGGCAGAAGACGAAGACCAGCTCATTCGCCTGATCGCACGCGGCCCGGAGGCAGGAGACGCCGTGCAGTCGCTGGATGTAGATGACTGGAAGATCCGGCACTTTCATAATCTTTCCAACACGGAATGCATGTTCTTTTTTGAAGTGATCCGCGGCGATGCGTCCGATTTCTCCCAGACCCTTCAGGTAACCGGACGCCGCGTCGGACGGCATCGCATTCTGAGCGCACGTAGCCCCGTGGTCGCCAATGCAATTGCGGCGCTGCTGATCTACATGGAACAACGCACCGGCAAGGTTCCCCATGTCTACTTCCGCTGGACGGAAGTCAGCCCCGCAGTTAACATCATGCGTTTCCTGTTCCTGGGTGAAGGCGATACCGCACCGCTGACGCATGAGGTGTTGCGCCGCGCCATCTCGCAGCAGGAGCGGCGACCTGTGGTTCACGTAAGCTGA
- a CDS encoding winged helix-turn-helix domain-containing protein, producing MSQTIFLLEDDADISRLVRYQLESNGFNVQAFANAGEVLPAAERKAPGLFLLDIMVPGGDGLDLCRRLRMNPSLSSIPVIFLTALASESDRVHGLELGADDYITKPFSTRELLARVKAVLRRFERHEPAETIRMGDIEIDSGAMQLRVRGEVVTTTATEFRLLDYLARHPGRVFSRDQLLDAVWGDARFVTPRSVDVYVRRIREKIEDDAEDPRYLKTMRGAGYRFERPDRIAQTLTVATVTE from the coding sequence GTGAGCCAGACTATCTTCTTGCTGGAAGACGATGCGGATATCAGCCGGTTAGTCCGTTACCAATTGGAGTCGAACGGTTTTAACGTTCAGGCCTTTGCGAATGCCGGTGAAGTGCTTCCGGCGGCGGAACGGAAGGCTCCGGGATTGTTCCTGCTGGACATCATGGTGCCCGGCGGCGATGGCCTGGACCTGTGCCGGCGTCTCCGTATGAATCCTTCGCTGAGCTCCATCCCGGTGATTTTCCTCACCGCGCTGGCTTCTGAGAGCGATCGTGTCCACGGTTTGGAACTGGGCGCCGATGATTACATCACCAAGCCCTTCAGCACGCGCGAGCTTCTGGCTCGCGTAAAGGCTGTGCTGCGCCGGTTTGAGCGTCACGAGCCCGCAGAAACCATTCGCATGGGCGACATTGAGATTGACAGCGGCGCCATGCAGCTTCGTGTACGCGGAGAAGTCGTCACCACCACGGCGACGGAATTCCGCCTGCTGGATTACCTCGCGCGCCATCCCGGACGCGTCTTCAGCCGCGACCAGTTGCTGGATGCCGTATGGGGCGACGCCCGCTTCGTCACGCCGCGTTCCGTGGACGTGTACGTGCGCCGCATCCGCGAAAAGATTGAGGACGACGCGGAAGATCCGCGTTATCTGAAGACCATGCGCGGCGCGGGCTATCGGTTTGAGCGTCCGGATCGCATTGCCCAGACGCTGACCGTAGCCACTGTTACGGAATAA
- a CDS encoding MFS transporter: MPFDDAPHGAARSLRADIANRPDMRRRWFVIIPAVFITYSLAYVDRANYGFGAAAGLADELHITSSQSALLGSLFFFGYFLFQIPGAAYARKRSARLLIALALCTWGILAALTGVIRSYPLLAIDRLLLGAAESFILPGMLILLTKWFTRSERSRANTILLLGNPVTVLWMSAITGYIIRAFGWQMTFIIEGLPSVLWGFAWYAIVRDRPQDAHWTTSESRLELNMVLAAEQSSLPAVPNMAAALRNPNVILLSLQYLLWSIGVYGFVLWLPLMVHKGAATGMGVTGLLSAIPYAASIVLMLINSYFCDRASTRSRFVWPYLLLAGCAFFGSYLAADTSFWIAFGFLIVAGGCMYAPYGPFFAIIPEMLPANVAGEVMALINSMGALGSFLGSYLVGYLQGATGSSKAGYLLMSVSLLLSGVLILLLRPVKTAAVAELSVE, translated from the coding sequence ATGCCTTTTGACGATGCTCCGCATGGTGCTGCGCGGTCGCTGCGTGCCGACATTGCCAACCGGCCCGACATGCGGCGGCGATGGTTCGTTATCATCCCCGCTGTTTTTATTACCTATAGCCTTGCTTATGTTGACCGCGCCAACTACGGCTTTGGCGCCGCCGCAGGGCTTGCCGATGAACTGCACATCACTTCGTCGCAATCGGCGCTGCTGGGATCGTTGTTCTTCTTCGGCTACTTTCTCTTTCAGATTCCCGGCGCAGCCTATGCGCGCAAACGCAGCGCACGCCTGCTGATTGCTCTGGCGCTTTGCACATGGGGCATTCTTGCTGCGTTAACCGGCGTTATTCGCAGCTATCCGCTGCTGGCGATTGATCGACTGTTACTCGGCGCGGCAGAGAGCTTTATTCTGCCGGGCATGTTGATCTTGCTGACGAAGTGGTTCACGCGCTCAGAACGTTCGCGCGCGAACACCATTCTGCTGCTGGGCAATCCAGTTACGGTGCTTTGGATGTCGGCCATTACGGGTTACATCATCCGCGCCTTCGGATGGCAGATGACGTTCATCATCGAAGGCCTGCCGTCCGTGCTGTGGGGGTTCGCCTGGTACGCCATCGTGCGCGACAGGCCGCAGGATGCGCACTGGACCACCAGCGAAAGCCGATTGGAACTGAACATGGTACTGGCAGCAGAGCAGTCGTCGCTGCCTGCTGTTCCGAACATGGCCGCGGCACTGCGCAATCCCAACGTGATTCTGCTGTCGCTGCAGTATTTGTTGTGGTCCATCGGCGTGTATGGATTTGTACTGTGGTTGCCGCTGATGGTGCATAAGGGCGCAGCCACGGGCATGGGGGTTACCGGCCTGCTCAGCGCTATTCCCTATGCCGCGAGCATCGTGCTGATGCTGATCAACAGCTATTTCTGCGACCGCGCATCCACTCGGTCGCGCTTTGTGTGGCCGTATCTTCTGCTGGCAGGATGCGCTTTTTTCGGCTCGTATCTGGCAGCCGACACCAGCTTCTGGATCGCCTTCGGATTCCTTATCGTGGCTGGCGGATGCATGTATGCGCCTTACGGCCCGTTCTTCGCCATCATCCCGGAGATGCTGCCCGCGAATGTTGCAGGAGAAGTGATGGCTCTGATCAACAGCATGGGGGCGCTGGGTTCTTTCCTGGGCAGTTATCTTGTGGGTTATCTACAGGGAGCGACGGGCAGTTCCAAGGCTGGCTATCTGCTGATGTCCGTGTCGCTGCTACTCTCCGGCGTGCTGATTCTGCTGCTGCGGCCGGTGAAGACCGCAGCGGTTGCAGAACTCTCCGTCGAATAA
- a CDS encoding carboxypeptidase regulatory-like domain-containing protein, translated as MPFKLSTSCVLRSLALATPILLMPVAGYAQTLYGGLTGVVTDATGSVVPGATVSVENPATGLKRSATADGSGNYQFTDLPPGTYNITFTAANFGSSSSKGVPISANQTRRADVTLSVGNVTESVEVNTAPPALQTERADVNYEISPKQVQELPTTSTAGRNFQGLYRLVPGVPPPTENNSQAGNPGRTQAVTANGIVNTVNSTKIDGAAVGYPWLQSIVAYIPPTDSIESANIVTSSFNAEQGAAGGIAANLIVKSGTNSFHGGAWEYNSIRDFNARQYFTRPTAAQPNKPKNIYNEYGANIGGPIIKDKLFFFFNYNKVSLRQFKTGNAMTVPTAAVRGGDFSGTGITIYDPQTGNANGSGRTAFAGNAIPAARLSAAAQKILALLPTPNTAGTSGNYQGGAVLAYDRSSYDAKVSYNPTDRTTFFGRYSVGRSNIVDPPALGAAIGNTWDGGQPGSAPGTIQNVGLGATHTFTPNFLIDANAGFVRINLAARAPDYGKNVGLDTLGIPGTNGPTPFQSGTPGFIVANNSSFGNYIQSNPFQFRDMQYVANLNGTYIHGQHNFRFGGEYVHSAINHLQANNAGPRGQFTFSGGVTGNNTGAAADGPNYYRAIADLLLGMPQAIGKTVQLFQPNGPRFSVFSFYAQDTWKPSPNLTINYGMRYEYYPFANRDHTGVFRFDPATSNVLIGGRGSIPTDTGENVGWGMIVPRFGINYRVNDKTVIRSGGGITVDPENFRFFRDSYPALITLNNTGNINGVNNNYLPAGALTAPNAAAPNMNTIPNGTLTAGVPTVAIPDISTGVVPLPANYTTQTAPQKWRRGYIEAWNLFLDRDLFKGIVLNVGYVGTHHVRQVLGIDINAGGVGGARPLFSNAASSTGVARYTGTILNVVPTADEEYSGLQLQVSNRSSRDLQYGYSYTFSKYMNNWDADSTLGTPTFSTPAYYKKNFALSGFDRKHMNVLWTAYKMPFGHGRKYLNHGVLGGIVGGWDLNTIMTYYSGKPFQITDTLQAGNGDTAVPNQISAPKLTGTRLTANSNGNPYYFVNNGNYVHSATGTNGNVGRNTLRGPGYFNLDVGLTRNIPIYKEIAVVLKAESFDVTNTPQWNNPVADYNNTGFGQIQGVLATSNRTLRFSGRISF; from the coding sequence ATGCCTTTCAAGCTCAGCACTTCCTGCGTTCTGCGTTCCTTAGCCCTGGCAACGCCGATTCTCCTGATGCCGGTCGCCGGTTATGCCCAGACCTTGTACGGAGGTCTAACGGGCGTAGTGACGGATGCCACGGGCTCCGTAGTTCCCGGAGCGACTGTCTCCGTTGAAAATCCCGCAACTGGACTGAAGCGTTCGGCAACCGCCGATGGCAGTGGCAACTACCAGTTCACGGACCTTCCACCGGGCACATACAACATCACATTCACCGCCGCCAACTTTGGCTCATCCAGTTCTAAGGGTGTTCCTATCAGTGCAAACCAGACACGTCGCGCTGATGTGACGCTGAGTGTCGGCAATGTCACGGAGTCGGTTGAAGTGAATACCGCGCCGCCCGCTCTGCAGACTGAGCGCGCCGACGTGAATTACGAGATCTCACCAAAGCAAGTACAAGAACTGCCAACCACCTCAACAGCAGGCCGCAATTTCCAGGGCTTGTACCGCCTTGTACCAGGCGTACCACCGCCGACGGAAAACAACTCTCAGGCCGGCAATCCTGGACGTACGCAGGCCGTAACTGCCAACGGCATTGTGAACACGGTGAACTCCACCAAGATTGATGGCGCAGCCGTGGGGTATCCGTGGCTGCAGTCCATCGTGGCGTACATTCCTCCGACGGACTCCATTGAATCAGCGAACATCGTAACCAGTAGCTTTAACGCTGAACAGGGCGCTGCTGGCGGCATTGCTGCCAATCTGATCGTGAAGAGCGGCACCAACAGCTTTCACGGTGGCGCGTGGGAATACAACTCCATCCGTGACTTCAACGCGCGGCAGTACTTTACGCGTCCTACTGCCGCACAGCCGAACAAACCGAAGAATATCTACAACGAGTACGGTGCAAACATCGGCGGTCCGATCATCAAGGACAAGCTGTTCTTCTTCTTCAACTACAACAAGGTGTCACTGCGCCAGTTCAAGACCGGCAATGCAATGACCGTGCCAACTGCGGCAGTTCGTGGCGGCGACTTCTCAGGCACGGGCATTACGATCTATGACCCACAGACAGGCAACGCAAACGGGTCGGGGCGCACTGCATTCGCGGGTAACGCAATCCCTGCCGCGCGCCTCAGCGCAGCCGCGCAGAAGATTCTGGCGCTACTGCCGACACCAAACACTGCAGGCACTTCCGGCAATTACCAGGGTGGAGCGGTACTGGCGTACGACCGCAGCTCCTACGACGCAAAGGTCAGCTATAACCCGACGGACAGAACGACCTTCTTCGGGCGTTACTCGGTGGGACGTTCGAACATCGTTGACCCGCCTGCTCTTGGAGCGGCGATTGGTAACACGTGGGACGGTGGCCAGCCGGGATCTGCTCCAGGCACCATTCAGAACGTAGGGCTCGGTGCCACGCATACCTTCACGCCCAACTTCCTCATCGATGCCAACGCAGGTTTCGTCCGCATCAACCTTGCAGCGCGAGCCCCGGACTACGGTAAGAACGTTGGTCTGGACACGCTCGGCATTCCTGGAACAAACGGCCCCACGCCCTTCCAATCCGGTACTCCGGGCTTTATCGTGGCCAACAATTCCAGCTTTGGCAATTACATCCAATCCAATCCATTTCAGTTCCGCGACATGCAGTACGTTGCCAATCTGAATGGCACCTATATCCACGGCCAGCATAACTTCCGCTTTGGAGGTGAATATGTGCACTCCGCCATCAACCACCTTCAGGCCAACAATGCCGGTCCACGCGGTCAGTTCACCTTCTCCGGTGGCGTGACGGGCAACAATACAGGCGCCGCGGCAGATGGTCCGAACTACTATCGCGCCATCGCTGATCTTCTCCTCGGCATGCCACAGGCGATCGGTAAGACGGTTCAGCTCTTCCAACCGAATGGCCCTCGCTTCTCAGTCTTCAGCTTCTACGCGCAGGACACGTGGAAGCCGTCGCCGAACCTGACCATCAACTATGGTATGCGTTACGAATACTACCCGTTTGCGAATCGTGACCATACGGGCGTGTTCCGCTTTGATCCAGCGACCAGCAATGTGCTGATTGGCGGGCGAGGTTCCATTCCAACAGATACTGGCGAAAATGTTGGGTGGGGCATGATCGTGCCGCGTTTTGGCATTAACTATCGCGTCAACGACAAGACCGTCATCCGCTCGGGGGGAGGTATCACGGTGGATCCGGAAAACTTCCGCTTCTTCCGCGATTCCTATCCTGCACTCATCACGCTGAACAATACCGGCAATATCAATGGCGTGAATAACAACTATCTTCCGGCGGGAGCTCTCACCGCTCCCAATGCCGCAGCTCCCAACATGAATACGATTCCGAACGGAACGCTGACCGCTGGAGTACCTACAGTTGCCATTCCTGACATTTCTACTGGCGTGGTGCCCTTGCCAGCGAACTACACCACTCAGACGGCTCCTCAGAAGTGGCGTCGTGGCTACATTGAGGCCTGGAACCTCTTTCTTGATCGTGACCTGTTCAAGGGGATCGTTCTGAATGTGGGATACGTGGGCACACATCATGTCCGTCAGGTGCTGGGTATCGATATCAATGCAGGCGGCGTCGGTGGTGCTCGTCCACTCTTCTCCAACGCAGCCTCAAGTACGGGTGTCGCTCGCTACACCGGCACCATTCTGAATGTGGTGCCGACAGCGGACGAAGAGTATTCAGGTCTGCAGCTTCAGGTCAGCAACCGCTCCTCGCGTGACCTGCAATATGGTTACTCCTACACCTTCTCCAAGTACATGAACAACTGGGATGCGGATTCGACTCTGGGTACCCCGACCTTCAGCACACCGGCGTACTACAAGAAGAACTTTGCGTTGTCCGGCTTCGATCGCAAGCACATGAATGTGTTGTGGACCGCGTACAAAATGCCCTTTGGGCATGGACGCAAGTATCTTAACCACGGTGTGCTGGGCGGCATTGTTGGAGGATGGGATCTGAACACGATCATGACCTACTACAGCGGCAAGCCATTCCAGATCACGGATACTCTACAGGCTGGTAACGGCGACACTGCCGTGCCAAATCAGATCAGCGCTCCCAAGCTTACAGGGACGCGGTTGACCGCGAATTCCAACGGCAATCCCTACTACTTCGTGAACAACGGAAACTATGTGCACTCCGCCACCGGTACCAACGGCAACGTGGGCCGCAACACACTCCGCGGACCGGGGTACTTCAATCTGGACGTGGGCCTAACACGCAACATTCCGATCTATAAAGAAATTGCTGTCGTGCTGAAGGCGGAATCGTTCGACGTGACCAACACTCCGCAGTGGAACAACCCTGTCGCCGATTACAACAACACTGGTTTCGGCCAGATTCAGGGCGTGCTCGCCACCAGCAACCGTACGCTTCGTTTCAGTGGTCGCATTTCGTTCTAA
- a CDS encoding FadR/GntR family transcriptional regulator produces MAAERIPIKTLASRVTDFVFEYIRENGLSTGDSLPSELRTSTELKVSRGVVREAFHSLEVAGIIEKGNGRSPKVGTLDSGFLTQLLLHAVSTQQISTEQVMDVRTAVEVRSAELAALRRSRADIQQLRAAITGMKQSLDNASDFVEHDVSFHSIINRATGNLLIDVIGCAMHGCMRQSMRSGILQRRKKTEMLEVVQAHVRIADAIEDREPVKAGMWMKRHFADARRALRRAQVV; encoded by the coding sequence ATGGCAGCGGAACGCATTCCAATCAAGACGCTCGCATCGCGCGTAACAGATTTTGTGTTTGAATACATCCGGGAAAACGGCCTTTCCACGGGGGATTCGCTTCCATCCGAACTGCGGACCAGTACGGAGCTGAAAGTCAGCCGCGGGGTGGTACGCGAGGCGTTTCACTCCCTGGAAGTGGCAGGAATCATTGAAAAGGGAAACGGTCGCTCGCCCAAAGTCGGCACATTGGACAGTGGCTTTCTGACGCAGCTCCTGCTCCATGCCGTATCCACGCAGCAGATTTCGACCGAGCAGGTGATGGATGTCCGCACCGCTGTCGAAGTGCGATCGGCTGAATTAGCGGCCCTCCGGCGCTCGCGTGCCGATATTCAGCAGTTACGTGCGGCCATCACCGGCATGAAGCAATCGCTGGATAACGCATCGGATTTTGTGGAACACGACGTCAGTTTTCACAGCATCATCAATCGTGCCACCGGCAATCTGCTGATCGATGTGATCGGCTGCGCCATGCACGGCTGCATGCGGCAATCCATGCGCAGCGGCATTCTCCAGCGGCGCAAAAAGACAGAGATGCTGGAGGTGGTGCAGGCCCATGTGCGCATTGCGGATGCTATTGAGGATCGCGAACCGGTGAAGGCAGGTATGTGGATGAAACGCCACTTTGCCGATGCTCGACGGGCCCTGCGGCGAGCACAGGTGGTTTAA
- a CDS encoding PfkB family carbohydrate kinase, producing the protein MALDLRSSSACRWDLLSLGEVMLRFDPVEDRISRTRNFRVWEGGGEYNVARGLRRCFGQRSSVVTALVDNPVGRLVEDLMLQGGVDLSHVLWTEFDGIGSEARNGIYFLERGFGNRPAMGMMDRAHTAIAQIKPGDVNWDAIFGQEGVRWFHTGGIFCALSDSAAAVAREAMESAKRHGVVVSFDCNYRPSLWRDRGGRLAASRLNRELAPMVDVLFGHDGDLSAEICESSSGPPWHDRASYAVMAERIQSEFPNIHVIATTMRKVRTANRNDWGAFAWMDGEVEESIRFLDLEILDRVGAGDSFASGLLYGLMEGKDLKWSLDCGVAHGALTMTTPGDSSMSTLTEVMHAMNGKGSGVQR; encoded by the coding sequence ATGGCACTCGATTTACGTTCGTCTTCTGCCTGTCGATGGGACCTGCTGAGTCTCGGCGAGGTGATGCTACGCTTCGATCCGGTCGAGGATCGCATCAGCCGCACGCGTAATTTCCGCGTGTGGGAGGGGGGCGGGGAATACAACGTAGCCCGCGGTCTCCGACGCTGTTTCGGTCAGCGCAGCTCGGTTGTCACCGCGCTGGTCGACAACCCGGTCGGCAGGCTGGTGGAAGACCTGATGCTGCAGGGCGGCGTGGACCTGAGCCATGTCCTCTGGACAGAATTTGACGGCATCGGTAGCGAAGCGCGCAACGGGATTTATTTTCTGGAACGTGGTTTCGGCAATCGCCCGGCAATGGGCATGATGGATCGTGCTCACACGGCCATTGCGCAGATCAAGCCAGGCGATGTGAACTGGGACGCGATCTTCGGACAGGAGGGCGTCCGCTGGTTTCACACGGGCGGCATCTTCTGCGCGCTGTCGGATTCTGCGGCAGCAGTCGCGCGAGAAGCAATGGAGTCGGCAAAGCGCCATGGCGTAGTGGTGTCGTTCGATTGCAACTATCGGCCATCGCTGTGGCGTGACCGCGGCGGACGCCTTGCTGCCAGCCGCTTGAATCGCGAGTTGGCGCCGATGGTCGATGTTTTGTTCGGACATGATGGAGATCTGTCCGCCGAAATCTGTGAGTCATCCAGCGGACCACCGTGGCATGACCGCGCAAGTTATGCCGTGATGGCGGAGCGCATTCAGAGCGAGTTCCCCAACATTCACGTAATCGCCACCACCATGCGCAAGGTGCGCACCGCGAATCGCAATGACTGGGGCGCATTTGCGTGGATGGATGGCGAGGTGGAGGAGAGCATTCGCTTCCTCGATCTTGAGATTCTGGATCGCGTGGGCGCAGGCGATTCGTTTGCCTCGGGGCTGCTCTATGGCCTGATGGAAGGCAAAGATTTGAAATGGTCATTGGACTGTGGCGTAGCCCACGGCGCTCTGACCATGACAACCCCGGGGGACAGTTCCATGTCCACGCTGACGGAAGTGATGCATGCCATGAATGGCAAGGGCAGCGGCGTGCAGCGCTAG
- a CDS encoding bifunctional 4-hydroxy-2-oxoglutarate aldolase/2-dehydro-3-deoxy-phosphogluconate aldolase — protein sequence MKKTEVLQAIREVGVLPVLRAGSVDTAMQLAEAIAEGGVSAMEVTMTVPGAIEVIRRLTKERPDLLVGAGTVLDPETARMCIAEGAQFVVSPAINLETIALCHRYSIAVLPGALTPTEVVTAWQAGADIIKIFPASAMGGAKYLQSLKAPLPQIELIPTGGVTVTTAKDFLAAGAYALGVGADLVDEKACFEQRLHEVTAVAAKYAGIVREFRAAKA from the coding sequence ATGAAGAAGACTGAAGTTCTACAGGCGATTCGTGAAGTAGGTGTTCTGCCCGTACTCCGGGCTGGCTCCGTGGATACGGCCATGCAGCTCGCCGAAGCGATTGCGGAAGGTGGCGTTTCCGCAATGGAAGTGACCATGACGGTGCCGGGTGCCATCGAGGTTATCCGTCGTCTGACAAAGGAACGCCCAGACCTGCTGGTGGGTGCGGGAACCGTGCTGGACCCTGAAACGGCGCGCATGTGCATTGCCGAGGGGGCGCAGTTTGTGGTCAGTCCCGCCATCAATCTGGAGACGATTGCCTTGTGCCATCGTTATTCCATCGCGGTATTGCCCGGCGCACTTACGCCGACGGAAGTTGTTACCGCGTGGCAGGCGGGTGCGGACATCATCAAGATATTTCCGGCCAGCGCGATGGGCGGCGCGAAGTATCTGCAATCGCTGAAGGCGCCGTTGCCGCAGATTGAACTCATCCCGACGGGCGGAGTTACGGTGACCACCGCGAAAGACTTCCTTGCAGCAGGAGCTTACGCATTAGGAGTGGGCGCGGACCTCGTCGATGAGAAGGCGTGTTTTGAGCAGCGCCTGCATGAGGTCACAGCCGTAGCCGCAAAATATGCAGGCATCGTGCGTGAATTTCGCGCTGCAAAGGCCTAG